The genomic stretch GTATTTGGGATTACAAAGCTTTCAGAGTAAATGCTGGCTTATTCTTTGTCTTCTTATCTGTCCTCTTTCCTTGTAAAAGTTAATAACATGGACTTAGATTTGTTTAGCTTATTCACACTGTATGACACTTAAATCATAATAAAACAGAGTCTTTgctcattatttcctttttctcccaaATTAATTGACCATCTTCTGtttagaaggctttcttatagTACTGGGTTGGTAAGAAAATGAAGCCCAAGccactgcccatggaattttgaGTCTAGCAGCAGGTACCATATAAGGAAGGTGGGGAGCTAACTCTCTAAGgaataaacaaatgataaatttaaatgGGGGAGGTGTGGAAAAGGAGGTTCCAGATGAGAGCAAGCAAGTCGAAGTTACCTGATTAAGGCTACACTGGGTCTTGGGAAATGTCTAATTCCTCGGTGGGAGGTCATTTTCAGTCCAGATGCATGATGGGCTAGATGAAGCTGTGGGAGTGATGCCAGACACTCATATGATGGTTCTCAGAGGTGAGGCTGTAAACCTGGAATATAACTAAACCATATATTCACCATTATTGGGGGATATCCGAAAACCATAGGGAATGGAAGGGGCCCTGTGTACTTGAGCCAGGGCAAGTGAACActcaaaatacacattttcatCAAAAGCTGTCCAGAGAGTTTCTGAGAACTAAGGGTGACACCCATTGAAGCGAGATGCCAAGACGTCACTGgactgtctctctttttctgggATGGGAGCACCAGAACTTGCTTTGTTAAACAGGCAGTTTAATTAGGTTATGTTTAGTGTAATTTGGCAAACTTTAAGGGAGGGCTCAATTTTTACTGTCAGTGGGATTAGATTAGGGGTGGTTTGGACAAAAAAAAAGCACCTGAGAGGGAAGTTGCTGGTccttgagacaaatgaacttGTCCTTGCATCCATGTGGAGAAGATAACCCCCAACACCTATTAAAACAGGTGCTCAAATAGGGAAATACTACTTAGTTTTACTTGCTTGGGAGCATTAGTCGTGATGTGGATTTGATTATTGTTTGGAGTTGCATATTCTCTAGTGTAACTTTGAAATTAAATTATGTGATGGAACTTTGTTACCATTCGGGGTCAAAATCACCTTCGTAATAACTGCCATTCATTCAAATTACCAAAGCTTGCCTCATACTCTGCCAGGTGATTTACATACATCACACATGTCTGTGGTCCTACACTATAGACTCTTTCAAACACAATTTGCAGATAAAGAAGCTGGAATAAAGAAGCTCAAACTCAACGCTCATAAATGATAGGACCTGGACTGAACCCTGGCAACTGAATTCCTCCAGAGCCCATACTGTGCCACTCCTCCAGGATGAGGCTAACCTTGGGTCACTTCCTCTTTCTGAACATTAGTGCAAAAGGTATTTCACATGTTAAATAGCAGAATTTCATACCCCAAACACGGATTTGGAATAAAAAGCCCCAGAAATAagtaacaaaaaatgaaaataaaagtcaagTACGAATAAGGAAGGAGACAGCATTCAGTGACAATTTATCTACAAAGGAAATGTCAATAAACTGCAGTAGATCAGGGATGCAGAAAATCATTTAATTCAGCCCCTTCCTTTCAGTGAGTAAATCTGTTAAGAGTGAAGGTTCTACAAGAGGCTGTGTCTGGTCggtaaagagaaggaagagatcaGCTTGTTTTCTCTGCTAGCACACCACCTGTGCTGGGGCCCCTCCCGGACTGCAGCTTCCCCATCACTCCTGGGACTCAGCCCATTCTCTGTGAGATTTGTTGCAGGCAGACTAAGACTTTTCAAAGATGTGGCATTTCCCAAGAAGGCTTTCATAGAAGAGACAGGAGTCAAGGTAAAGACAGATGAATGAGGAACTGAAGTCACAGAGAGACTGGCCTGTGTCTGCTCTCAGAAGGCCCAGACAGGGCTGCCAGGCTGCACATTCCCTCACTTCTTTTCAGGGCTTGCAAGGACATGGTCTTTGGTCTACATGGGTCATCTAAGgttgaaagaaagaggaaatccAGAGTCCCCCAGGAGTCAAGGTGAGGCACCTGAGTGACGGCATACCATTACACTGAACACAGAGGGCCCCAAGAAGCCTGAATCCTGATGTCATCCCTGAAGGCACAGGTAGGAGTAGCCTCATGTGGCATTCCCAGACTTTCCCTCTCTGGCACCACAGGGAGTGAGGACCTTAGTCTGAGGAGAGCTCCCTTATGTAAACAGAGAAATGAACCCCAAATGCTCCCAGGAGTCCAGCTTTGGACTTACACAACTCCCTGACCTCAGAACTCTGAGGAAACCACACAGAACCCTGCCCTTCCTGGCATCCCTGGGATGCCTGCTCATTGTTGACATGACATGCCCATTTCCCTCTATGATGTCACAAGGGGGGTTGGGACATGGTCCAAGGGGTATAGCCTagggccagcagtgggattattTCCAGGTTTTCCAGAAACCAACTGAATACCCTGAAGACAAAGGGAACCACACAGCCCATAACCATAtgattcatctcatcctctgcacctCAGAAGACGAAGGACGGGTGAGGACGGATGAGGAGAATCTTACTTTCTCCTAGGGGTCTCACAGAGATGCTTGCCCTACTATAAGAAAGAATAGTAGTAGAAGTGGTGGTCCTAAGTGGAAGGAAGGGTAGAATTTCAGGCCACAACATAGGTCAAAGCAAGGACTGAGGGATCATCTACCAATAAAAAGAAGTGATAATGAATCCAGCCCTGTTCCTTGTAGCCCTTGAAGAACCAGGGCAGAGCTATCAAGCTGAAGTTCcaccaacatttatttatatcaggtGTGTAGGAAGTGAAACCCTTAGTATGACAGTGCAAATAGTATTCCAAGAAAGGGATGGGGACACCAGGCCCTATGGGGAAGTAAAGAAAGCACTCTTAATTCATGTTGAGGACTCCTGAGGCCAGGAGAGAAAACTTCCCAATGAGCACTCAGTACTGGGTGATAACTACTAACTGGGGTGATAAGCTGAGGACATCTTCACCTCTCAGAAATCCCAGGGAAATTTGTGACGACAACTACAGAACAGCAGAGGAAATGGGTCCTATGACTGGCCACTAGTTGGGTGGTGGTCTTGAATGTGAAATAACAGATGTGACTGTGTAGGAGACTACCAGCCCCTTCTGTCACCCCAGCGTGCCTGAGGCAGGGGTAGCAGGATGAAGCCCAAAGTTCACTCTAATTTCCTTTAATATGTTTCCCAAAAGACAGCTGATTAGGAGAATAGGAACCCTGGGGGTTTTCAGAACAGTGCCCTCAAGAAAACCACAAATGTAGCCTTCCTGATAACCAAACTGGTATTTCCCTGCTGTGGCTGCACATTCAACCTTCGTCTTCCTGTGTGCCCTTATCACCTGCCCTCCTACTCACGCTTCTAATCATTGTCCCCCAGCGCAGGCATCATGCCTCGGGCTCAGAATCATAAGCTCTGCATCTGTGAGAAATGCCACCAGGCCCGATATGAGCTCCAAGGTCACAGGGGAGTTCAGCCTGCTGGAATAATGGAAGCGCTTCCCTCTACCTCTTCTCTTTTAGAAGATAATTCACAGAGCTCCTCAGCTACTGGGTCAAATAGCACTTCCCAGGGGTCTTCAGAAGCCCCATCTACTACCAGCACTTTTTCAACTACTTCTGACACAACATCTGATGAAGAAGATACCAGTCAAGATGAGGAAGATTCAGGTTCCTCCGATATCTCATCTTCTACCTACAGTGATACTCTGAACAGCATGACAAGTTTGTTGGAACAGTTCCTTctgcataaatataaaatgaagcagcCCATCATGAAGGAAAACATGCTGAAGATTATCCACCCAAGATACCATGACCGATTTGCCGAGATTCTCAAGAGAGCCGCTGAACACATCGAGGCTGTCTCTGCAGTTGACTTGAAGGAAGCTGATTCAACCATCCACTCCTATGACCTTGTCAGCAAACTGTACTTGCCCAACAATGGGAGGGTGTGGGATGGTAGGGGCTTACCTGAGACCGGTCTCTTGATGACAGTTCTGGGTGTGATCTTCGTGAAGGGCCACTGTGCCGCTGAGGaagacatctggaaattcttgaatATGATGCGAGTATATGCTGGGAGAAAACACTTCATCTACGGAGAGCCCAGGAAGCTCATCACCAAAGACTTTGTGACGATGAAGTACCTGGAGTACCGCCAGGTTGCCGATGGAGATCCTCCACATTACGAGTTCCTGTGGGCCCACGAGCCCATGCTGAAACCAGCAAAATGAAAGTCTTGGAATTTTTGGCAAAAGTCAATGATATGGTCCCCAGTGCCTTCTCATCACAATATGAAGAAGCTTTGCGAGATGAGGAGGAGAGAGCTCGAGCCACAGGTCCACCCAGGCCTGGCACCACTGTCACTTCCAGGCATGTTCCACGGCCACGTCCAGCAGCTTCTCCCACGCCTACTGAAGaccaagacttttaaaaaatcatccagATAAGAAAATTTGACATCAAAATAGGGACTTTTGCCGAAATGGGAAGCAATCCCACAATAATACTGCTGGGACaatggaatgaaaaaataaaatgaaaaaatttcaaaacatgaTCAACCTTGATTGTTCTCcatcttttctgtcttctgttttgtaaaattaaattatttataccTCGATATGCTTCTCGAAAAATGCAGGAGGTATTAAACCTTAACAAGTTAGACCTCTTactgtcttcttttattttttgagcatctGCTCTTTGAAAGGCTCTATGCTAGTTCTGGTGAGGCTAAGATCAAGACCTAGCCTATGCCCATACAACTTTAGAAACAAGGAGCTGCAATCACATAAGCAAGATCTTGAGGTAGCCTTTAGGAATGACAGGAAAGTAAAAAGACTATCCAGGAAGAAATCTCTACCTGGGCTAATGTACTGATTTGTTAGGCTTTCCACAACAAAACCCCACAGAATGAGTGGCTGAAACAAcggaattttattttctcagagttctAGAGGCTGCAAGTCCCAGATGAGGACTGGTTTACCCTGAGGCCTCTCCCCTTGGCTGCCAGGTGGCCACCCTCTTCATTTGGCATTCCTTTTGAGTGCATATATCCCTGGTGTCTCCTtttgtgcctcaatttcttctTATAGTCACACGGGTTATGGCCCatcctaatgacttcattttaagtcAACCATCGCTTTAAAGACCTTATTTCTAGCTACACTTGCATTCTGAAGTACTCTGAGATATGCTTTCAATATGCATTTGTGGAGGGGACACAATTTGGCCCCTAACAGACAGAAATCTACAGGTCTCTGCTCTTATCTCAATGCAGGACATTCCAGTGCACAGACTGGTATTCTACGCACGTTATCTCCAGGGAGTTTCTGAGATGTAAGGGTGAACTCCCTTGAGGTGTTTGGGGAAGAAGGACATTCCTCCCTTTACCCCTTTTGAATTCTTGTGGTTAGACTACTAGTAAACTTGACACAAGACAgggtaacaggagaaaaagagacaaattgCAATTCATGTGCACAAGAAGTGTCATAGAAATGGGACCTAAAAAGGGGGCaaagcaggcagcttctttattttGTAGACAACCAAACAATTTGTGAAGAATCGACAGGACAAATCAACTTAGGTTTTAGGTACTCAACTAGTAAGGAATCTAAACACAATCTGTACCCACGGTAGTAAATGAAAGACTTAACAAGGTTTGTGTATACAGGCTTCTCTGCTTGAACTGCCTATTTCTGGTTAGAAGGGTTTCCCTCTGCCTCCAGATGCAGGCAGTACATCCTTCATATGAGATGCACTTCCTGCTCTCAGGGAGGCAGATATCGGGGGGTGGTGGAATGTCCCTCCTCTGTTGGCTGTTTCTTAAGTAACttgaattcaaaataatcaatacgCCACTGTGGTATATGTGTGGGGCAGAGTGCCCTAAGCCTTGACAGGTCCCTCCTCTGAAACTTGCCTGCAAGTCTCACATGGTAAAAGCTGATCTGGTCACtgtggagagagagaatggattAGTGGAGTCCTtcatttcatggcagcagttgcATCATTCTGAGAACAGGTCAGTTCATTGGAAGAGTGGTATCTCATTTCAATAGGTGGTGATGCAGGTGGGCTCCCAAAGCAAGGTCTAGGGTACAAGCGGTATCAGGTAGTTATTAATAAGAGGCATTtctatggaaacaaaaaaaaaagtggatgttAATAATTGGAGCTGGTTATAAACCAGTTTCTGAGCCCAGGGGTAATCAGTCAAGGAGTTTTCTAGGTGTCAGGACCGAAGCAACTATTGCAGTTTGAAATGTCTCTATCACAGTTAGCAATATCTCTGGGTGATCAGGTTAACTTTCTGAGTGGCTCGTACAGCAACAGGCATGAAGTCTATTTGAACATAAGGTGTTGTGACAATTTCTCTGATCTTTGCATCAAGTCTTGTAGCTTCACGTTGCAGGACTTCAGGAAAATGGCAATGTTAGTTCTCAGTGATTCAAGTCAAAAGAATGGGAGAGTGACCAGATCAAGACGGCAGAGGTGTATCTTGGAGCTCACCATCTTcccacagacacatgaaaaggatGGGAGAATTGGGAATTTTAGTAGGAAAGTTGCAGCTAGATATGGGTGGACACTAGAAAAATTCAGGATCCAACCCAGTTTGCAGGTAAATAATAAAACTTCAAGGAAACGTAATACCACTAGAACTAGAACCTAATACCCACACAAGTGTAGTACACTTTTTattgaaccattttttttttctgtctagcaTCTCCCTCATTTCTACTGAAGACAGGAAAGCTAAGACCTAATTTTTTGCAAAGGAAGTCTAAATTCAATAAACTTGGCCTGATTATTTATCTAAGTACAGTAAGAATAACAATTTGCAAATAGGCGCTTTCAAATCAGCTTTGCTGGAACGGTTCATAAGGAGTCTCCAGAATGAAATTTTCATAGCCTCTTGAGGCTAAGAAGCCATAGCAAAGACTTGTTGTCAATCCTAGAGATCTGGATGAATTCCACTCTTCCTGAAGTCCCCAAAACATCCTAAAGTTCCTGTGCCTGCCAGAAGTGATCTTCCTTACTCACCTGGTAAGGCTGATGGGAATTCTGTCAGCAAGGTCCCAGGCTGTTTTTCCAACGGGTTTTTATGGCTCCCTATGGTTAACCTTGGTTTCCTTAAGTAATCTGGTCATATCCAAGTCTACCTGTGTCTGTCAAATATGACAGTCCAGTCAAAGTCTCGGTAGTGtaatcactgtttccacttgtgTCCCGCTATAAGAACAGATTCTCActgaacttttgaaaaataacaattttcctaagaaaataagAACAGTGAGAGTTTCTGATTTCTGGAGTGATACAGTAGGGAGagaaaaattaatgtttcaaTTCTAATGACAAAGGTACCATTTATCAAATTGCTGTGTTAAGAAATGTCCTTATATctagaaaatgaaagatttttaggAGACACTAATCTTtcaaaaaaatcaggaaaattatCATCACATTTGTAATTCATTAAGCCCCATGTTCCTAATTCTTATATTGCCAAGGTCCAGTTTTTGTATTGTTTCTGTCAATCCTCCCTGAAGTTTGTGGCTCATAGGGACAATGATAATTTCAAGAAGCCTGCAAGGTTTTGGTTAACGCTCATATAATTTGCCCAGGGAAATCTGTGCCTGGATCACACTTGATAAACCAAACAGAGAACACATTTTCTCACACTTTCTTGGCTACCGTAAGGGAATCAGCCTTGCAGCAAGGGAAGGCTTCATCTCATCCAGAAAATATGGGAATGACAAGAATATTTTGATGACTCATCTGTTCTGTTCAgtctctcggtcatgtctgactctttgcaaccccatgaactgcagcacgccaggcttccctgtgcatcacctattcccagagcttgctcaaactcatgtccattgagtaggtgaagccaatcatttcatcctctgttgtcccctgctcttcctgccttcaatctttcctagcattggtgtcttttccaatgagtcagttcttcacattagatcgccaaaatactggagcttcagcctcagcatcagtccttccaatgaatattcaggtgtGATAtgctttagaattgactggttagatctccttgcagtccaagggactctcacgaatCTTGCCCAGGAGGAACAAGATGGCAAGAGGAGTTGGTGGATGTGGAATACATCTCTCTCCagggatacatcaggaatacactttcagacacagaagtgcatgcagaataccagctgagagtggacaggagtacatgaccagcagaaaagaatgtaTAGATGCACACAAAAGTCAAggtcaagccctgagcctttagaGTGGGTCCACTGGCTCCAAgatcctagactaccagagaactaaccctaggatatcaaatagtgagaactgacacaaaggaaaccacaggAATACAAGACCCGCATCACCAAACCACtgatagcaccctgtgcaggacgcctcatttaaaccacaaaggaaacaaaaatacaaaccggATCATCTGCAGACAGGATGACCACCTTACTCAGCCTCGTCCATcagaggaaaaagcaaacaaacaaacataaaactcagcacaaatctcaccctataagaagcttacacaaaccactggaccaaccatTAGAGGGCAGAATCAAAAAGGAAGAAcgaaccttgaagcctgggaaaaggagacctcaaacatgataattaaaataataatcataataataatgaaaaaggaaaagaaatatgacacaaatgaaggaacaaaccagAAACTAGAAGTCAAATCAANNNNNNNNNNNNNNNNNNNNNNNNNNNNNNNNNNNNNNNNNNNNNNNNNNNNNNNNNNNNNNNNNNNNNNNNNNNNNNNNNNNNNNNNNNNNNNNNNNNNCATCTCCTgcaaatctcctgcactgcaggtggattcttcacctctgagccaccagggaataactAGAGAATTAGCATTCGATGGGCCCTAATGAAGTAATGGATAAGGGTGAAATGAAGATCGTCACCAACTGTCAGTACCACCacaaagtagaaaacaaacaCTACATATCTCTAATGGAAGCACACAACTTTGTCTCAGGAGTGATTagccaataaacaaatgaatacataaataaactttaaatttaacCATCTGTTTCCTATAATTATTGGGGATTATTGATGCTGAGTTTCAAGTCTACTAAGTTCATTGTTTTATTCTCCGTACTGTTGTTTATgattgtttttattataattatcatgactttaaatttaaaaactgcagTAAAATGGGACAGCTTTTAGAAACCTATACATCACTAAATTGAAAATGTAGTCCAAACCCACAGTACCATCAAAATGTCCATGACAAGCCAGATTTGGTGGCCCATTACACCAAATGGTCAGGGAGAAACTAATCACCATCTTCCTTGAATTCTTCTAAATCatacaaaaagacagaaaatggatCACCATTTTAACAGGGTCGCCCTCCTTGACACAAAGTCTAGGTAAGAATGTCCCAATAAAGGAATACTTGAGCAAAGATCACTCTCACACAGCCATGTGATTAAATGAAGAAATAGGCTGTGTCTAACGAACACGACTAGCACCTAAAGAGCAGAAACTGCAACAAGGAACACACAGATATCATATTAGAAAAAAACTGACAACTGGAAACTACTGCATTtacagaaaaaggagaaaatacatttgtaaagGGAAAGAACAGGTTTTTTGCACTTGCATTTTCAATACTGTTGACACCAAATGTACgagtttttctctgtttttcacaCACAAACCAGTTCTCTAACACCAGCTGAGTATTTACCATGATTCAATTTGTTCCTGATAGTGTCTACCTGGAGTTAGCATCACATCTCACAAGTTAAGGGCTCATTCCCACAAGAGTGCCTTACACTtagtcaaatccaggtctcctgtaatTCTGACTGACTGGCTTTAAATCGGGGTTACCACAAACCCTTCCCAGGGTTGAATAATTTCTGAATCAGCTCAAAGTACTCAAGGAAACAGTTGACTTATTAAATGATTGGTTTATCATAAAACATCTGACTCCCCAACAGCCAAATGGACAAGATGCTTGGAGTGAGGTGTGGGAAAGGGGTGCAAAGCTCTCAGACCCTGTCCAGCTCCACCACCCTCACATCTCCTACATGTGTTCAGCAAACTGGAAGCTCTCCAAACTGTCTTATTAGGATTCATTTGGAGGTTTCCTTCCATAGCCATAATTAATTAAgtcatttgttgttgctgtttacttGCTAactcgtgtctggctcttttgtgaaCACATGGACTGTCGTgcactaggatcctctgtccatgggactcctcaggcaagaatactgagttacgttgccatttcctcttccagaggaacatcccgacccagagatcaaacctgcatctcctgcattggcatgtggattctttatggttgagccactggggaagcccccatggAATGTAGGAAGAATTCCcaataaaggaagaaacaacACATGGATACGTGGTACCATCTCCGCTATTCGACAAAAATTTTCCTGCTTTCCCATGTGAATATCTCAGAAACCATCACTCCCATCCTCACAATGagaaaaaacctgaacaaacagaaaatcaaaaaCTCTTCCTAGGATCTATCAGAAAACTGAAGTTACAGGGAAAACCACAGCCACCCCAAACTGAAGATCTAGGCAAATAAAGGGAATCACAGCTCATCAGCAGCAGAATGTCCTAGATCTAGGAATGAGGAGAaaattccaagccaggcttcaacaatacatgaatttccagacattcaagctggttttagaaaaggcagaggaaccagtgatcaaattgccaacatctgctggatcatcaaaaaagcaacagagttccagaaaaacatctatttccattttattgactatgccaaagcctttgactgtgtggatcacaataaactgtggaaaattctgaaagagatgggaatatcagaccacctgacctgcctcttgagaaatctgtaagcaggtcagaaagcagcagttagaactgtacatggaacaacagactgactccaaataggaaaaggagaaaatcaaggctctatattgtcaccctgcttatttaacttctatgcagagtacatcatgaggaatgctgggctggaggaagcacaagctggaatcaagattgccgggagaaataacactaacctcagatatgcagatgacaccacccttatggcagaaagtgaagaagaactaaagaacctcttgatgaaagtgaaagagaagactgaataagttggcttaaagctcaacattcagaaaactaagatcatggcattatGTCCCATCACttcggcaaatagatggggaaacagtggaaacagtgatggactttattttttggggctccaaaatcactgcagatggtgactgcagccatgaaattaaaagaagcttactccttggaagaaaaggtatgatcaacctagacagcatattaaaaagcagagacgttattgtgccaacaaaggcccatctagtcaaggctatgctttttccactagtcatgtgtggatgtgagagttggactgtaaagaaagctgagcaccgaagaattgatgcttttgaactgtggtgttggagaagactcttgagagtcccttggactgcaaggaggtccaaccagtccatcctaaaggaaatcagttcttaatattcattggaaggaaggactgatgttgaagctgaaactccaatactttagctatctgatgcaaagagctgactctgttgaaaagaccctgaggctggcaaagattgagggcatgaggagaaggggacgacagaggatgaaatggttggatgacatctaGGAAGCTCAGAGAATACCAAGCaggataaacagaaaaaaaaaaaatctaaactttgGCATATCACACTCAAACttcagaaaaccaaaagaaaacataattcttGAGGAacactagaggaaaaaaaaaaagaacttgctaTAGAAGAACAAGAGTAACAATTACCTAAGATTTCTCTTTGTGAACAATGCTATCAAGAAAAGACTAGAATTAAAGTTTCAATTcattgaaagagaaaacaaaacactactACCAACCCAGAATTTAGTAGCAAGGGGGAAAAATCCTTCaacaataatgaaaaacaaagactttatataacaaacaaaaactgatggAAATTTGTAACTAGCAGAACTACTCTGcaagaaatgctaaaagaaattcttctgggaaaaggaaaatgatatagGTCAGGAAATCTGGCCTATGTAAAGAACGGTACAGAGttagagaaagaataaatgaagttaaaataaaCCTTTGTATTACCTCCAATTGATCAAAAAGATAACTActtattgaaaataataataaacaaacaatGCATCTAGTGATTATACCttatggataaaaaaaaaaatggcagaaatgGTAGAAAGGCCAGGAGAGGAGGAACTGGGAAACAAGATACTTGCACCAACCGTGAAGCAGGATGGTATTATTTAAAAGAGGATTTGAATGAGTTGCAAATGTATCATGCAAACTCtacaaaaaacagtaaaaaaaaatgtttaaacatatAACTGATCTCCCAAGaggacagaaaatgaaataatgttaaatCTTCATTCAAAAGTAGACAAGGCAGAAAAACAGCagaatattaaaacaacaacaaagaataaatTCAATGAACAGCAAACAGATACGAATATGGTCAATGTTAAACAAACTTTGCATAATCACTTTTAATGTGAATGGTATTTAAAAGGTAGAGAAAAGAAAGGTagatgaaaagaaattgaaacaacaaaaatatacctACCCCTATGCTGTCCAtctttattttgggcttccctggaggctcagacggtaCAGAATCCACATGCCTTGCAGGACACcaaggttcgatacctgggttgggaagattccctggagtagggcatggcagcccactccagtactcttgcctgtagaatccccatggactggggaatctggcaggctatggtccatgggctccaaagagttggacatgactgagcgactaagcacatgggATCTATAAGAAACCCACTCTAAATTCAAAGACATGAATAGATTAAAAGTAAAGGGATAGAGAAAACTATGCAATGCTAATatgagtggtaaaaaaaaaaaaaaaaaaaaaaaaaaaaaaaaaaaaaaaaaaacctgtactcACTGAATCTATTTCTGGTAAAGCAGTATTCAAACaagaaaatcaggaataaaaatgGGCATTACTTAAAGATTAAGTGGTCAACACTCAAAGAAATCATAGCAAACTTTAAGGTGTATGGACCTAAAGAAgctttgttaaaataaaatacccAG from Bubalus bubalis isolate 160015118507 breed Murrah chromosome X, NDDB_SH_1, whole genome shotgun sequence encodes the following:
- the LOC123331981 gene encoding LOW QUALITY PROTEIN: melanoma-associated antigen B5-like (The sequence of the model RefSeq protein was modified relative to this genomic sequence to represent the inferred CDS: inserted 1 base in 1 codon; deleted 2 bases in 1 codon); translated protein: MPRAQNHKLCICEKCHQARYELQGHRGVQPAGIMEALPSTSSLLEDNSQSSSATGSNSTSQGSSEAPSTTSTFSTTSDTTSDEEDTSQDEEDSGSSDISSSTYSDTLNSMTSLLEQFLLHKYKMKQPIMKENMLKIIHPRYHDRFAEILKRAAEHIEAVSAVDLKEADSTIHSYDLVSKLYLPNNGRVWDGRGLPETGLLMTVLGVIFVKGHCAAEEDIWKFLNMMRVYAGRKHFIYGEPRKLITKDFVTMKYLEYRQVADGDPPHYEFLWXPRAHAETSKMKVLEFLAKVNDMVPSAFSSQYEEALRDEEESSSHRSTQAWHHCHFQACSTATSSSFSHAY